One stretch of Streptomyces sp. ML-6 DNA includes these proteins:
- a CDS encoding adenylate kinase has product MKKIALFGPPASGKTTIAKELSASLEIPCTDLDNVLFTENGPLPLDEFRGKAERITRGESWVVEGNYSKLADVVWHRADVLVWLDLPLPLIVRRIVYRSLRQLTGLDASIQAQRLTWKRAFFGRRSLLRTAVRKYRNNRPRYARQVAETAELGVRVVRLRSGREADAWLARQLSGR; this is encoded by the coding sequence ATGAAGAAGATCGCCTTATTCGGCCCTCCTGCGAGCGGGAAAACGACGATCGCGAAAGAACTTTCCGCTTCGCTGGAAATTCCTTGCACTGACCTTGACAATGTGCTGTTCACCGAGAACGGTCCTCTTCCACTCGATGAATTCCGGGGCAAGGCCGAGCGGATCACGCGGGGGGAATCGTGGGTGGTCGAGGGGAATTACTCAAAGCTTGCAGACGTGGTGTGGCACCGGGCGGATGTCCTGGTCTGGCTCGACCTCCCGTTGCCCCTGATCGTGCGCCGGATCGTGTACCGGAGCCTGCGCCAGCTCACCGGCCTGGACGCGAGCATCCAGGCGCAGCGGCTCACGTGGAAGCGTGCCTTCTTCGGGCGGCGGTCCCTGCTGCGCACGGCTGTCCGGAAGTATCGCAACAACCGCCCCCGGTATGCCCGGCAGGTCGCCGAGACGGCCGAGCTGGGCGTCCGTGTCGTACGGCTCCGCAGTGGGCGGGAGGCGGATGCATGGCTCGCGCGGCAGCTCTCGGGACGGTGA
- a CDS encoding DNA-binding protein, whose protein sequence is MIPRNRPVINEADVARRIGVPLATWRRRDAPGFRSRVPSLLPESRYLVYDLAQAEAYIDGKPIPALPQDEHPEDLLTADEAAAVLGINPGTVRAYAVQGYLSAGTTVYGARLWPRREVNKRRDNPPGQGKGGGRRAGEPQVPRKQHSYEGDPRLRTASEALAAANSAPKSRIAAELAAEHGGTPRTWERLLTAAAALQDGAPEARA, encoded by the coding sequence GTGATCCCCCGTAACCGGCCGGTCATCAACGAAGCCGACGTCGCCCGCCGCATCGGCGTGCCGCTGGCCACCTGGCGCCGCCGCGACGCTCCTGGCTTCCGCAGCCGCGTCCCCAGCCTGCTCCCTGAGAGTCGCTACCTGGTCTACGACCTGGCCCAGGCCGAGGCCTACATCGACGGCAAGCCGATCCCCGCACTGCCGCAGGACGAGCACCCCGAGGACCTGCTCACCGCCGACGAGGCCGCCGCGGTCCTCGGCATCAACCCGGGCACTGTCCGCGCCTACGCCGTTCAGGGCTACCTCTCGGCCGGCACGACCGTCTACGGAGCCCGGCTGTGGCCCCGCCGCGAAGTCAACAAGCGCCGCGACAACCCGCCGGGCCAGGGAAAGGGCGGCGGCCGCCGCGCCGGCGAACCTCAAGTCCCCCGCAAACAGCACTCCTACGAAGGAGACCCGCGGCTCCGTACCGCCAGTGAGGCCCTCGCTGCGGCGAACAGCGCGCCCAAGAGCCGCATCGCCGCCGAACTGGCCGCAGAGCACGGAGGTACACCCCGCACCTGGGAACGGCTCCTCACCGCAGCCGCGGCGCTCCAGGACGGCGCCCCCGAGGCCCGTGCCTGA